DNA from Pseudanabaena sp. FACHB-2040:
ATCCGAAAACCCATAAAGCAGGAAGAAAAGCAGGTAAACCTTTGTGTAAAGGTGCCCGAGTCTCACCGCCGCCATTGGGCTGCTATGGCTAAGCTTCAAGGAATTACGATGACTGACGTGATGGTAGAAGCCTTAACCCAGAAGTTTGGCTTGCCAGATAACCAGAAGTAAGGATAACCAGATAGCCAGATAGCTGGCTTACCAGATTTGTGGTTGTGGAAGTGGACTGATTGTTACCACGGTAAGCGCTTGCGAACCTTACCACCCGCTTCCCGACAAATCTGATTGACCTGATCAATTCGGTCCCAGGTGTCCCCATACCAGGTTGCTTCTTCTAAACCTTCACAGGCTCGAAACTCACCTAGTGAGATTGCATTCTGGGCAGCAGCAGGCAGGGTATCCCGGTCACCCCGTTTGCCGTCCCGATAGACCTCCTTAGTGGTGTGGCTTAAAACCGTTTGGTAAATAACCTCGGTAGCTTGTGCGATAGCAATCTCCCTCTCCTGGCCAACTACGGCAAGGTCAATGAGTTCGCAAAACTGCTCTCGAATGAAAACACGCAACTCTCGGGCGGCTTTGCCGTCCTGGGCAATGCTAAGTTGTCGCAGTCTAGCGAGTTCCTGCCGACGCGAGGAGGGGAGCCGCTTGAGCTCCTCCTCGACTTTGTCTTGCCAACGCCAGAAACCCATTCGCTAGATCCTCTCTATTGGTTTTCCTTAGGTACCTGTAAGAGTTTGGCAGCATCTCACGGCTGTCCTTATGAGCCAACAGCGCCTCCAAAATTAAGAACTTCAGCTCCTTTTGCCAGTCTGGCCACCGTTCAGGATCCATGAGCTTGAAGAAAAGATCGCCATCCCCTACACAGGCCATGAGCCACTGCACATAGAAATGGGCAAAAGCTTTTTCCCATGTCACTTTGCGTCTCATGTCGCCAAACAGGCGCTTAACCTCTGGCTTGAAGTTCTCGACCTGAGGCACGACCATCTCAGAATTGTGCAGCATCATCCAAAACCGTAAGGCTTGCTGCTTAAGCGCTTGAATAGAGATGAGTTTGCCAGTCAGAGTCATCATGTCTTGGCAGGTAGCCTTCTGAAATTAAATTTAGCAGTTTGCTTGAGAAACGCACTCTTTGGTAGCAGTTCGTCAAACTCACGCTGATGGCTATTGGAGCCGGGAGTGCGATTGCAGCAAGCAATTGCGCTCATACCAAAGTTTTGCCATGCCCCAGAGGCAGCAAGTCGGCCTTTGTGGAGCAGATTGATGGAGCCTTGGCTAAGGTGGGGTGTTCTAGGGGAGATGCGGGTTGCGATCTCAGTTAACTTTGTAAGCAGCTATATACTTCAACAGCGCACTGGGAACCCTGAGAACTCCTATCCATGGCGACTTTGCAGTTTATGAATGAGGCTGATTTTCAGGCACTACTGAAACCAACTCGACTCTGGTCTCGTTCTGAAGTATTAAACGGCGTCTGCCCGCTCCCACGCGAGCCCGGCATTTACGCTTGGTATTTTCGGGAGATCCCGCCAGGGGTACCCACCGAAGGCTGCATCCAGGCGAATGGTACAACTCTTCTCTACCTTGGCATTTCACCCAAGAAGCTACCCTCTAATGGCAGTTCAGCAAATGGGCGACAGTTAGTATCGCGTGTGCGCGAGCACTTCAAAGGCAACGCTGAGGGCTCCACACTCCGCCTCACACTCGGTTGCCTGCTTGCCGACACAATCCAGATTGAATTGAGGCGCGTAGGCAGTAGTGGAAAGCGCCGCACGTTTGGAGATGGAGAACACCGGCTCTCTGAATGGATGGAAACCAATGCATTCATAACCTGGTTCACGGTACAAGAGCCGTGGTTGTTGGAGCAGCGGCTCATTGCTGAGGTGTCTCTTCCGCTCAACCTTGAGCACAATCAGCATCACCCATTTCACTCTGAGCTCTCCGCGCTTCGGCGTCACTGTAGAGAGAGGGCAGACCAGCTTCCTGTTGTGGCATGAGGGGTATCCACTGCCGGAAGTTTTGGGATCAACAACGGTGTTCTATAAGGATCTCCATGGTTGCGATCGTATATTCCCTAACTGTAGAAATCACCTAAATCTCTACCTCAGAAAAGAAGTCCTCATCAATACGCTTGAGATGGAAAGTCTGATGAATGCTGACGCCAACGTCGTGCTCGATCATCAGCTGAGCCAATTGCTGACCATCAATGAGGACAATCTTGCTGTCGCGTAGGCGCTCAACGTAGGTGCGGGCCTGCTGCGTAAAGCTAGAGGTTGTCATAAAGACCCCTTTGCGTGCTCCCACACCTGCAAGGGCTCCCTGAAAGGCTTGAATTTTCTCTCGCCCTACTGTGTTGTCGTTATCCCAACGCTTGGCTTGGATATAAATGGTATCGAGCCCTAGCTTGTCCTCCTTGATCAGCCCATCAATGCCACCGTCTGGCCCCGTCGGTACGCCCTCAACATCCTTAATGCTGCCGCCGTATCCCATTGCATGGAGCAGGCGCAAAACTAGCCACTCAAAAGCTCCAGGATCCATCTGCTTAATTTTGTCGAGCAGGTCATCGCGCAGGTTAGCTTCAAGAATGGCGTGAGCATCCCGGATCATCTCATCAGGAGTTGTCTGTTTCGTCCCAGTAGTTTCAACCGTATTCTGCCGGTCACGTTCATCAGGAGTCGTTCGCTCTTTGAACTGCCGGTACTCATCAAAGCGCTGGAGGTAAATATCGTTGATTGCAGGTGGATTCTCCGCCAGCACTTTCCGCCCTCGTGGTGATATACGGATGCAACCACGACGAGGACTATCAATCAGTTGGGCTTTGCGGAGGTGAGTGCAGGCCCAGCCAACTCGATTGTCAAAGACCGTCTGGCGACCACTAGGGAGTTTGAGGATACGCTCTTCAGGGGTGAGTTCGATCTGTTGAGCTAGCTGCGCCCGCAGGTCACGAATGGGATGCTCTGCGCCATCCTGAGCAGCAAGTTTGAGCAGGGGTAGCATGAGTTCATCGTAGGTGGGAACAGGCATGGATGACTAGAGTACTGGCAATAGCACCTTAGTATTACCCAGAGCGGTACTGCTTGTCCGGCACTATGAAAGGTCTAGGGAAAGTTTGTGTTAGCCCCCTGGTAGTTCGTCACCACCAACAGCTACCGGTTCCCCGCATCGCCATACTCGATCCCTCACTGCACCAGTCAGCAGGCATGATTCTGATGGTGAGGGGACAACAATTAGTACATCAGTGTAGAAGGCAGGTTGAAATCCGAACAGGGCTTTAAAAAGACTTTATAACCCCCGACATTGCTACTCCTGTGCCAGGAAGTATGATTCTGATGTACCAGTTCCTGTGGCTGATCGCTGAGGAGTTATGGCTCAATTTCGGGTAGGGCAGCTTATCCCACTGAAATTCAAAAACCGGGAGCTACGGGCGATCGTTATTGACCCTCATGGTCTAGGCCAGGACAAGCCCACCATCGGGCTCGGCTTTCGAGGGATGGATCGCCATACCAATGTCCCGGTCAACACGCTCTCCCAGAGGGTGATCCAAATAGGCCAAGATAACTACTTGAAACTACCGTCTGGCAGTACTTTTAGGGTGTTCCAAATCCCTGGAGAAGATGGCAATGAGTACCAGGCGATTGAGGCATCCGACTGGGTTGATCTGGCGCGAGATTGGGCTAAGGAGCCGGGTAAGCTGCGCAAGGGTGCCCGTGACGGGTTGATTGATTTCCTCGCTTGGTTTGCAGCCGAAGGTATCTACGCCCAGGCCTACACGTTCCTAAAGCGCACCTACACCCGTGAGGACGATGAGGTGCTGCGGCAGTGGCTGATGTCGCGGGAGACCGGTAAGGCATATCGGGTTGACTGGAGTTGGGAGGTCAAGGGTAAGGACCCCCAGGGGCGCTATGGCTACTGGACAAACTATGTCTACCGCGGGCTGTTCGGTATGGATGCAGCAGAGATGAAGGCGTTTTGGGAAAATCCAGTGCATGGGAGTGGGCGGATTGCCCGGAACTATATCCCCCAAGCAATTGGGCTAGAGGCAGTAGCCTACTGCGAGAAGATGGTGGCCCAGGTGGATCTCGATTTGCAGTCAGCCCACGATGAGGCGATTCGGCTGACTCGCATCAAGTATGCCAAGTACTTCCCGGCTGGGCGGTAGCTATTAAAATCGCACCCTACCTGCCAGACAGCCTAACCCCAGCTAGCAAGTGCAATCACTATCGTTTCAGGGCCTGGCATATCTTCAAGAACTAGCGATAACTCAGTCAATCATGCTACCCCTAGCCTATCGCTAGGGGCCTTTGTAAACCCTTGATTAAAGCATCCCTTCTATGAAACCTGGTCAATCAGAAGCAGCGATCAGGAACTAAAGCTTGTTCAGAAAGAAGGACAAAACCGCGCCAAGGACTACAAAAATAGCGTCTTTGACGTACTCCTGTATCAGGTCCTGTCGTTTTGCCTGCCTCGATATTTCCAGTGCTTCAGACTGACTTGGCAGATTCTCGTAGAGCTCAGCGCGATGGGCAAACTGCTCACGAAACCAAGGAATACCAACTTGAATAGTGAAAATAATCGTACCCAGAACGAGATAAATCAGCAGAATAATGAAAACAGTGATTCCTAGGTCTTTTAGCAGAACATCCGACGGAACCTGTCTATGCGTTGGGCTCGGCTCGTTACCCTGAAGCCTCTCAAATAAAGAAAGAGGGGCACCGAGAGTAGAGCGAACCCGATCAACCACCTGTGTAGGAAGATCGCTGTTCTGTAATAGCGGAATATGCCAGTGGAACAAGTGCATGGGTAGTTATGGGTTGAATCATGCTGCTTCTAAAGTGCCCACTTAAATGAATATCTGCTTCTGATAGGAAGGGCTCGCAGTCTCTACACTGCCGTATCCTTATCTGCGAACAGGTCAATTTGCGATGCTGCCCCTGGTGCAAGACTAGGGGCTTCTTCTTTTGGTCTTGAAGAGACGCCTGACCCAGTGCGCCAGAGCCATATGAGCGCGGTATAGTTTGGACAAGGCTATTGCCCAATACGATATGGCCGCACCCACACCCCTGACCACAGCCAAGCAAATAACGCTACAAGACCTCAAGGCAGAAGTGATTGAGGCATGGGGCAGCTTTGCTGAGTTTCAGGGCTTTCTGCCGCAAGTGGACGAAATGAAGAAGGAGATCCGCAGGCAGTTTGGCGACCTGCGCTACCGTCGCATCTGGGAGCAAGCCTACTCCTACTACGGCGCGATGTTCTGGATCAGCTGTAACGCCCTGGAGGCCTATGAGACCTTCACCCGGTTCTTCTGTAAAGAAGATGCTCCTGACTGGGCGATCGCACTGATGCCCGACGCCCTTGATGTGTTTCTGGCTCACTCAGAAGGAATTCAGACTATCAGAAGCGGATTGGAGCAGCTGCTCTACTACAACGACCCCAAGGACTGGGACCAGTCCGAGCACTTTTTCAATCTGATTCGGGAAAAAGAAGGCCCAGTCAGAGAGGCGACGGAGCACGTTCTGTCCCTTCGCAGTGGTCGTTTACCTGCTACTAAATAGGAGATCTTCGTGGGATTTCTTCAGTGGTTTCGTGAGAACCAGGAGGATGCTGCCTCCCAACTAGCGCTACCGCTAGGAAATGGCAACGAGCTAGAGCCCCAGGCCCAACACGACTACCAAGCCATCACTCAGCGCAAACACATCCGAGATCAGTACGAGGCCACTATTCAAGAAAAAATGGGTAGTGGCAAACTCCGTCAAGATCCTGTCCTCGGTCAAGCTACTGAGGCAATGACGCGAGAGATTTTCGGCTGTGGCGTCTCCGATCTCTACAAGGAAACCGGCAGTAAACCCAAACAGCGAAACACTCTGCCACCCGTCGCGCAGAACGCCTACATGGTTGGGGAAAGCTTCGCTACAGACGCCCTAGAAAACAGTGATATCCAAGGAAGCAAAGACCAGCGCCGACAGCAAATCGTAGGGAAAGCAGCAGACGCAGGAAACCGAGCTCGAAAGCGTATGCCCTGGTAATTCTAAAGATTACATTCTTTCACTCCCAGTGGTAGGTCTACCCTACACTAGGTTCTAATTTACATAGGCATCACACCTACCGTTGTCACAGTAAGCCAAGAGGGGATCTGGAAACCTACGGTCACGTTGCACTTGCCAGACAGCGAGAAGTTTAACTAGCTCCTTTCAAGTAGAACGTTCAGTTTCTAACCCCTATGGTTGAAAATCAAAGCTCCGGATCAGATCGCTCAATTCGTGTCGGCGGCAATGCGATTGGCAGCGCGATCGTCACCGGCGGCAGCAATACCGTCTCGGTTGAGTTTAAGCAGGCGTCGCTTCCTGAAGCTGAGGCAGTTGATTTCAAGGGGGGGGTTTTAAACACATACCCCTTTCTCCAGGTCCCAAAGTGCCCTCGCGAAGTGCCACCAGGTTGGTTTATCAGGGTATTCCATCTCAGCTAGTCGTACCAAACACTTTGCCGTCTCTATGTCCCCAGCTGCAGCTACCAATTGCTGGGTCATCAGGTTCACTCCATCCTGGTGGATGGTCTTCGGCAGCTTCGGCTTTTGCCTTACGTTCATGCATTGGGAAAGGTCAGGCTCGTTCATAGGTGCCCCTGTAACGTCTCATCTAAAATTCCTTGCGGTGAACGGCTAACATCATCGCGTCGCCTCAGCCCCCGGTTGAGAGAGCTTTTTTAATCAGCAGTGGGTAGAGGGGTTATTTGCGATCGCGCACGCCCTACCTCCCCCGCTCCAGGTCGTAGCGCACCTTCTCAACCGCCCATTGCCAGTTCCTGTCATAGCTGCCGTCCACCGCCTGAAGCAGCAGCCGCTCTGCCGCTTCTCGGTCATGAGTGACTCGGCTAATCTGCTGCAGGTATTCCTCCGGCACTTGGTTGCTCACATAACGCTTTGGTTTAGGCCTGGGTTTCCGTCGCCTTTTCCCATTGTGGTACTCAGTTCGAATCAGGCTGTTGGGGTTGCGTGGCCTAGGAGGTGGAGCAGGGCGCAAGTCAAACCAGGGCTTGTTAGTCAGGCCCAACTGTTGCCGCTGTCGATGATGTAGCCAGCTAAAGAGAATAGCTAGTAGGAGCAGGGAAAGAAGTAACATGGCTACTTGCGATCGCGCTCCAAATCCCAAATTGCTTTCTCCACATACCAGCGCCCCTTTCGGCCTGGATAAGACAGCACCAAGTCAACGATCAGATCCTCTGCCCTCTGGCGGTTGTGGCACATCGCTACCAGCAACCGGAAATCTTCGACATAAACCTGCAGAGTAGTTAGCCTAGATTTGCCATCAACAAAGCGCTCAAACTTTATGTAGTGACAAGGGTCAACCCGTCGATGTTTTCTTTGAGCTTTGTGCTGTTGTGTTTTCTCCACTACCCAAGAAAAATAACCGCTTTTACGGAAATACCAATTAATAACGAAGGAGTTAATTAGAGAGAAAATTAGTAATTGCTGGAAAGTCATTGCTAGACCTAGAGAGATCTAGCCAAGTCATACAGGGCACCGATTCAGAATTCCCAAATAAAAAGTTAACTATCGTTTCCCATTGTGTAAGTACAATACCAGCCCTGTTTTTTCCAACATAGTAAAAGCAATGTCTAGACAATTTCCTAATGACTAATAGCAACTGGACAACAGACAGGCCAGCTGGCATCAACACTGGAGAAAAGACTGACATTAACGCGTCT
Protein-coding regions in this window:
- a CDS encoding restriction endonuclease, producing MPVPTYDELMLPLLKLAAQDGAEHPIRDLRAQLAQQIELTPEERILKLPSGRQTVFDNRVGWACTHLRKAQLIDSPRRGCIRISPRGRKVLAENPPAINDIYLQRFDEYRQFKERTTPDERDRQNTVETTGTKQTTPDEMIRDAHAILEANLRDDLLDKIKQMDPGAFEWLVLRLLHAMGYGGSIKDVEGVPTGPDGGIDGLIKEDKLGLDTIYIQAKRWDNDNTVGREKIQAFQGALAGVGARKGVFMTTSSFTQQARTYVERLRDSKIVLIDGQQLAQLMIEHDVGVSIHQTFHLKRIDEDFFSEVEI
- a CDS encoding GIY-YIG nuclease family protein encodes the protein MATLQFMNEADFQALLKPTRLWSRSEVLNGVCPLPREPGIYAWYFREIPPGVPTEGCIQANGTTLLYLGISPKKLPSNGSSANGRQLVSRVREHFKGNAEGSTLRLTLGCLLADTIQIELRRVGSSGKRRTFGDGEHRLSEWMETNAFITWFTVQEPWLLEQRLIAEVSLPLNLEHNQHHPFHSELSALRRHCRERADQLPVVA